DNA sequence from the Dreissena polymorpha isolate Duluth1 chromosome 3, UMN_Dpol_1.0, whole genome shotgun sequence genome:
TAAACAGTGATCACACAATGGTGTGCGTATAGTTTTACAAATATAGCAAAACTTGCATAATTCTGACCTTATTTTCTTTTTAGAAAATGTACtactatttaacactacatatatatgacattttctcttatttaaagcattttaaactaaacacggctagctttcttaatacaattttattgacaCTATAAAgaagtttaataaacttgaacatatttggccggattctataatatttcggaaatAATTCATTCTCGATGccatttaggttacataatatacatttgcgttggtCTCTGTCAATGTTCTGGTGTCttaagtatatttgttttgaGAACGTTTTATGGCAACGGCAGAGGGTGCTAAAatgtaagaaaaatatttaaactagatttaaaatatatattgatttaatatgCTGCAATTCATACATATcttaaagaaatgttgaaatcGCATGATAGAAAGTATTAAGATTAATTTGAGTTTAATGCGCTAGTTTTCGTTATATTGTTCTGCATTTTATGGTGAAAATTAGAATAAAGCCAGTCCTTGTAACATTTCTGTGTAGATGATATTGTTTGGAGAAATGTTTACGTTTTATCTGCGCGTTTTAGTTTCTTACACAAGACAAGCGAGTTATTGTCAACATATTAACGCGGAACGTCTCTTGTAAAAGCTTAATGTAAACAGTCGCATCATGGAAATGAACGCTATGCTAAAGATAATTAGAGTACATAATGACAAATTGAGACATTAGATTtcaaatgtgattgtttgtttggCGCAAATATTCTTTATGCTGATCTCGCTGtcgataatttgtttaattaaggTTAAAGTAACAGcgttcaatataatattttaatgtcgTTCAACAGTGTTCATAAAGTAATTAATATGACTTTCaaactgaaattaaaaaatagcGTTTGGAGCtatgcatattttttaatattttgattctGTGTAATTTCAATTCGGGGGCATTATACAGCAGTCTATTAGCTTTGTTTGAAATGTCAATTATTGCTTATAGTATGTGTGAACTTAATACTTGGTTTCATAATGAAGTCGCTTGCGTAttgctttatttaaataatatattgattccATAAATCCTTATTCATAAAACGCTGATTCCTGTTCTGTATTTTACCCAAATACAAGCGTTCCTTCAACACCGATGTTTGTTGTGCAGCTCCTTTTGTGATCGTAATATACTAAAAGATTCCCTTAACGAATTccatgtgaaagcaataacttaaacaaaaaataaagtcaaagttTTGCGCGTTGACACCCTCATGACCATACATTTTCGttaagagcattccaagccgaattgatttaaacaataaaatagatAGGTCATCCACTATGTAAGAAAGAATTCGACGCCAAttaacggtcactgttttaacttaatctttttaccggcttctctccagTTGATGGGGGTTCCCGCCATTTGttaaagtctcatgtagtctccaacctaaaagcaaaacactaaATTTGTAGTATACAAGAATGTCTTCCCTACCACGTGCACACAGAaatcttcaaaaataaagtcatggcaagtgtcatacagagaattgtgtcttcaaaaaAATGAAGTTCCATTTAAAGAGGGTATAGCATTTAACatcaaaagtatttagtatactgtaaccttgtcaaataatatttaattcaaaCGAATGCACATTATAATAGCATGTAGTAAAAATATTGCTATGTCTTTCGAATGTGTCAATACATATATGATTAGATTTCTCTAAGGGCTTGATCCAGTGAATCTATTATAAACAGCATTTGGTGctataaaatacttttaatttatttaattgtctGTAATATCAATGCAGTGGCATTATTCTTCAATTAAACATCAGtgttaacaagagtgccaaactgtcacaagatacgcccgttttaaataaaatgccgGCTGATAATTTCCTCAAAATCATGGAAAGCACGAACAAAAACCGGCGAAACAAGTGTAACATGATATTACAACTAATGGACTAGGGTAAAAGACACAATGGTGATTGTTtttaacgcactaagtgaccctgtgacctattgTTTgccccggcatgacccatatctGGTGACAtatttttaatcttaattttctaATTTTTATATCAAGATCATTATAATAAATGACACTTAATACtatatgttttattgtaaccagGCTCTGTCCGTCTGGTAGTATTTATTGTCggaccatcatgaaacttggtcagaaaagttcgaaaatggttctattTGCTAGAAAAACGTGGCCATCAgggagtggggcatttttccttatttggctatgtattgctttagtaaaacttgttaacactttagaggccacttttattgttcgatcttcatgaaacttggtcagaagattttgcCCAATATTaatttggacgagtttgaaaaagattccggttggttgaaaaacatggccccagagagtttttccttatatgtctatagtaaaaccttgttaacactttagaggctaCATTTTATTCTGATGATGATTGGTTTGTGTTTAACAACAGTCCaatatcataaaacttggtcagaagatttgtcccaatgatatcttggatgagttcgaaaatagttcaggttggttgaaaaacatggcagcctgGGGGcagagcagttttccttatatggctcaaGTACAAACAATATACGGTCTAAATCACATCAGTGCCcaagataattattttgaaaatagagTTTTCaccaattgattttgaaaaatagggtgatttcattcttgaaatagggtgaatcgagttataaaaatacataccTTAACATTAGTTCTGCTTTACTTATGTTTAATCAGCACATTTGTATTAATTcagtaaaactgtaaactatcagaATTCACTTTAATAAACGGATGTTTCATCATATATTTAAccattgaaactgtccataatataaactttaaaaaaatcgatCAAACGAAAGATtgggcacttattggctcttgctatcttggttcgaaaaagtttgcgatcgattgattgattgattgatttttattcaggttttaaaacacataatatacaagttatctttcaaaattacataaaaaaataactaaaagcATGTGTGAGCTTACTGCTGATCAAATCCTATGGtataaaaactgccataaaataatataaaatatgatttgacaaagaaaatgaacacaaaagtgaaacaatataaaaaagtctTAAGGAAGCGTATCACCTCAGATTAGATTTGAAGGGAACAGATCAGCAACTGCCTCACACTTAAAATATGATTTACTGTGACTATACTGGAATATAATATATTGCTTGATTATCACAGTTAAACAtgtcacatatatttgttatcacaGATTTTCAGCACAGACTAGTAATTTGATATATAATAGAAACAAATTAACAACTTTAGGGAACACttagtatgtaaaaagaaataacTTGGATAATATAGTGTAAAAACCTAGGATCGCCCATGAAAGCtcaaaagcttatttccaatggggtccagttTAGGTTATACTTACTATGATATAATCCTGTGAGAAAGTTACACAATATGAACAACTGAtcaactgatattttggcgcaacaatcgagCACGTATTTCGACCATTCTTGGACATTATTATTaggcatcgtaatagaaactgaaacgctttacaaatacatgcacaaggAACAACGGATTCAGTTAGATTGAAAATggtgtatgtcgtcgtaaataatttggtcagacgctttatttaactatgaaatctagtccgcaaaTCGTTTGAATAACTTAGACTGTCTTCCTGCTCTGTCATCTAAGCGCTTGCTTAATTAAAGTGTCGCCGCGTTACGATACTAATTCCAAAGAaataataccgaaaatgagcaagcACTTGATTGAAGCTATTGTTGTATATGCATAAAATTTGATGCATTTGCGTAAAAAACAAATTAGTTGCGTTTTCagtacgcatgatattgtatttctttgcgtttttaaacatttaaatagggTGAAAAACGAAGATACGCAGCTTTTCTGGGGCACAGTTAAATGCATGCATATTATGACATTCATTATCTTCATGCATTTAAttctgataaaatatatatatagtacaatatcgaaaaataaattgatgtttttttcctTTCTGCGGATGATTGGTTGGGTTGGTGATTAACAGCAACAAACATGTTTTCTGCTATCTTAATACATGAagtctttattaaatattttagaagTTTTATTTAGTAAATATTATTTGGCAGAATATTACTTATGTGAGATCAAACTGTTTATAACTTTAATTGTTTGACCTCCAATCTTGAATGCACTCTTAATTTCTCCTTCTTACCCATTAAGCCAAATGCATAACAGTACAAAACGATACACATCTCTGAGTGATCTTGTTGTTCTACCCTTAGATCAGCTGCTTGGAgattgttctatttttagatcagtcACCTGATGGGATACTCTGTTTGTTTCAGGCTTTATGATAGATCAGTTTCCGAGTGATCCTAAACAGCTTGATGCCCAGTCTGCTGAAATTTTTGCCAAAGCTCTTAAAGATGGCTCCGAAAGAGTGAAAAATATCCGCCTTATGGTCGTTGGCATGTTTGAGGTGGGAAAAACGTCCCTTGCTAACAATCTGATCAAAGATTTAAGGGATGGAAATGTAATTCCCGTCAGCACCGAAGGTATTGACCTGCGCAGATGTCAACTAATGACAAATGGGGATTGGCGTTTAGATAAAGAACACAAATCAGCAAAATATAAGGAAAGGTATATAACGGCTTTAAAGAAAGCATTAGAAAGTAAGGAAATAAATGTGCCTTTGACTACACCGAATACCATAGACGTGCCCGAGGAAAAAGAAATTGAAGTCGACAATTTGATAACTGAAGAAAAACCAGTTTCTTTGGAAACAATAAGTCGACATGTTGAAAAACATAAAGATGATGCAGGGACAAAAGATTATTTGCCTCTGGTTCACGATATACTGAATTTCAACGGGCATGAAAATGACCAACCACAGGTCCCTGtggaacaaaaaacaaacactactGTATCAGTTTGGGATTTTGCAGGACAGACGCTTTACTATTCTACTCACCAGTTTTTCCTAAATAAGAGGTCTATATACCTTGTTCTAATGGACATGACAAAGAGTTTGAATGAAAAGGTTAAAGAAGAAGAACTTAGTGGAACATGGTGTGGATTGAATCAGGAGTGTACCTATTTAGATGTATTTAAGTTTTGGCTGAATGCAATCCACATGTACAGCGGATATAAATCCATGTCAAGCGAAATCAATCCGACCGTTATTTTAGTCGGTACACGTAAAGACGAAATGAAAGGGACAGACGATGACAAAGAGATTCAGAAAGACAAGTTCTTTGAACTTGCACTTAGGCCATTTGAACGATCATCGATCGTACAACATATTCATAACAAGAAATTTCTGGTGAATAATTTATCTCCGAAGGATTCTGTTTTTGATGAGATACGAAAGGAAATTGTATGTTTGGCAAAAGGGCAAGATTATTGGGGTGAAATATATCCTGTTAGATGGATCCAGATGGAACAGTTGTTTGACAGACTAAGAGACAGCGGAGAACAAGTAATGAATATGGAAGCAATTAATGAGGCGAATCAGTCCCATATTTACCCACTAAATGAAAAAGAACTTTCCCTGTTTTTGAAAATTCAGCACAGGCATGGCAATATCCTGTATTTCGACACAGAACATCTAAAGCATTTGGTTGTTCTTGCTCCTCAATGGATCATTGAGGTATTCAAGTGTTTTATCAcgcataaaagaaataaaaacccAAAACTGTCAGAATATTGGAGAACATATGAAGATCTGGCTATTCTCAAACCAGAAGTTTTCAATGAAATTATGGACAGTAGTCCAAAAGATGTTAACAAAAATAGAGACCATATTTTGGAGTACATGGAGTACCTTGATGTTATGGCTAAGCCCTTAAAATCTGAGGATGCGGAGGGCACCAATGAACAATCTGATGCAGCTGGATATTTGAATCCCACATTTTTAGAATTCCATATTGTGCCATGTCGACTGAAGAACCCGCCACCTCCAATAGCCCAATTTACTGCGCCGGAACATCGCGAGAAAACACcagttttatgttttgtatttgttgaCAATTTCATGCCACCATCGTTTTTCCACAGACTTGTTGCTGGATGTATTCGCACTTGGTGCATCAGCAAAGAAAATGGACAGTACCTGTTGTTCAATGGACTTGCTGTGTTTGAAATTGGTGCAACACGCTTTTTGACAATCTGGTACAAAGATCACATTATTTATGCAAGAATATCTTCTTGTTCCAAAGAATGTACACTTGAACTCGAGTTCAAGTTGTGTGAAGAAGTTCGAATTAAACTCAGAGAAAGTTTGCTTAATTTTGTCGGTCAAACACTGGAGAAGCCCAGGACACCTACAGGATTTGAAGAGTACATTCAATGCCCAGACATAAAAAAAGATTCTTTGTACAATGTAGGCCTGTTCAGGTTAGCTGACTTCATGTATAATCGTGAATTAACTTGTAAAGACTGTTTGAAATGCCATGCAGTTGGAAGGGAAGAGGTAATGAGCTACTGGTATAAAGAGCAATTGGACCGCCTAGATAATGACGATGGTTTGAATGAACCAGCAGAGGAAAGTGATCTATTGAGTGTTGCCAAATTCATTGATAAAGAATTCTGGTTGTTGGGTATTCAACTTGATTTAAAAGATGCCGAAATGAACAAACTGTATGAAGACTGTGACGGACGAAAGAACCGTCGTACATTCGTTTTCAAGTATATGGTAATGTGGCAGAAAAAGAAAGGAGAGAAGGCAACTCGGCAACGTCTCAACAGGGCAATACACGCTGCGCGTCTGAATTTCTCAAATGATGAAATAACCCCAGTTACCTTTGATGCAAAAAAGACTTAGCGAGAATAGTGAACATTAGGAATGTTCTATGTTGTATTTTCATGTGAAAACTATGTGTTACTAGGAGTTTAAGTTGACGGCGTGTTTGTAGTATCGGATTGCATGTTTATATTACTGGTTCACTGAcaatatattgtttgttaatgGATTACGTATGGTGTTAGACGCTAGAGGGCTAGTACGCTTTCAAATAAGTATTTAAATAGTaaattcttaattaaatgcaaaaCTGTACCCATCAGGAGCTCACACGTCGCCAAAGTTCGTACTCGCCCAACCTTTGTCTTTTAACAATGCGTATTTAAGAAAAAACAGAGTACGAAAATGAATATGttatgaaataattttattaattagttgaattcatattcgctttgttattgagctgaagacagccgtattggcctgaggccgcaggACAATACGactgtctgaagctcaataacaaagccaaaatgaattcaactaattaatgacaattttatcaattaactttataatattattcagcaaaAAAAGCTTGCATTTCACTTTTGAATTACAGGTTTTTGCTTTTGAATGAAGTTTTGAAAAGtagcaaaatttctgttctatacaacttttttcccctgtttatattcccatgcaaaatgctttgaaaattgtatatacaccaaaataccttttaagagatatcttgttaatttaaaacgaaaattgaatattgtttcAAGAGGAAACAAATGTCCCATGAATTTAATTtcagaataataattattatttcattaatagtgTACTATGAAGGCGATATTACTGATAAAGCATTggaacaatagcatttaaacGTAGTATttgacgaaagatgctttcaagacattacatgatgcaggaacacaatttgactggtcgcgaaattatgcaaaatttacctgaataacatttcagcaacactggatccactaccgttgtttttaatacaactcagaaagacaataaggattgaaaacttacttattgtcaTTAGGAATTACATTTGTAATGTGTTAATTCTCCAtaatttcgaattagttttgctttcggcgctaattgtagcttgaaaatattcaaagttgatatgtatgtatatatgctgATATagtgaaccttactgttgtggttacactgcactattgttatttTCGCAAACGGGAGCTTAATATATAAGCGGCTGAGTGCTTAGGGCAAACtgcaatgttatatttttacaGACTTAAACTTTTGCACCCAAACTAAGCAAACAACTtcaaaattgtcgaaattttagattctcattTAAGGTCCAATCGGGAACCCTCGGACAAATCCGCCATAatggcgatcgtctctcgggtgtatttggtggaaggatatgtctaacgcctctaagCGAAAGATATTATCCCGAAAATATAGTTCTCAATGTCAATACTGGCATCTTTAAATGTTTACAAGTTTGTAATTATGTCGTGGGATTTCAGATGTACacttattattgtttaatgaatgtaatcttgaaacagacaagctacaaaaacacattttaatttttcttatTTACGTGGGGTTTGAACAGTGGGGGCCGCCATCTTCTTTTGAAAGGTAGTTCTAATATGACGtccgccttcgtacatcagagagacggtgtggtgtagcccactgttcGAAGCATTCATATTGATATGAGGCCGAGTTTTTCTTGGTTTCTGATTGACTGAATatcgtattggccgacctttttccgtattggccgtgtttttccatattggccgcctttttctcgtataaggtgagtttcgagctttattggcgagaCTCAACTTGTATTAGGCGAACAAATTGAACGCATTCTCGTcttatattataaagttaattaataatgtgttttataattgtttaattgagTAATATGACCACGAACGATGATATTTACTTTCGAAACTTAAATATTACAAATCGCGTGAACTGCAAGGGACAAGTTGTTGACTGAAGTTTGGGTTGTTCTATCGCGATATATATTGAATGCAGATTATTATTAGTTTTTGCACCGCATGTGTGAATTTTATTTGgactttttttgtaaaaaataaatgtaaaaagaacacaaatatttctacgttacattgtaaatatttgttcctCGCCAGCGTGTGTTAATGTAAATTTGCTTCTTGCAGATATTTTGCGTTTAATATAAGCCTTTATGCTATAATTTAATGGTATGATTTAACATTATCATTTAGTTGTTTTGCTCTTGTTATGTTTAGATCAATGAGTTTTGTTGTTAATTGTGTGTGCATGTTAATTTTATGAATGTATTACGAAATCGATGGTATGTGTATTATTTTGACATCCTTATATATTGTGTGAAAGTAATCAGTATGTT
Encoded proteins:
- the LOC127873612 gene encoding uncharacterized protein LOC127873612, giving the protein MHEKKEFELPEMESFIKDLRDKRNRCDTDTEQALTVFILNMSSFIHGFKRNKLNHQRIQIRFIDLFDECSSCVVHLSLVNPGFMIDQFPSDPKQLDAQSAEIFAKALKDGSERVKNIRLMVVGMFEVGKTSLANNLIKDLRDGNVIPVSTEGIDLRRCQLMTNGDWRLDKEHKSAKYKERYITALKKALESKEINVPLTTPNTIDVPEEKEIEVDNLITEEKPVSLETISRHVEKHKDDAGTKDYLPLVHDILNFNGHENDQPQVPVEQKTNTTVSVWDFAGQTLYYSTHQFFLNKRSIYLVLMDMTKSLNEKVKEEELSGTWCGLNQECTYLDVFKFWLNAIHMYSGYKSMSSEINPTVILVGTRKDEMKGTDDDKEIQKDKFFELALRPFERSSIVQHIHNKKFLVNNLSPKDSVFDEIRKEIVCLAKGQDYWGEIYPVRWIQMEQLFDRLRDSGEQVMNMEAINEANQSHIYPLNEKELSLFLKIQHRHGNILYFDTEHLKHLVVLAPQWIIEVFKCFITHKRNKNPKLSEYWRTYEDLAILKPEVFNEIMDSSPKDVNKNRDHILEYMEYLDVMAKPLKSEDAEGTNEQSDAAGYLNPTFLEFHIVPCRLKNPPPPIAQFTAPEHREKTPVLCFVFVDNFMPPSFFHRLVAGCIRTWCISKENGQYLLFNGLAVFEIGATRFLTIWYKDHIIYARISSCSKECTLELEFKLCEEVRIKLRESLLNFVGQTLEKPRTPTGFEEYIQCPDIKKDSLYNVGLFRLADFMYNRELTCKDCLKCHAVGREEVMSYWYKEQLDRLDNDDGLNEPAEESDLLSVAKFIDKEFWLLGIQLDLKDAEMNKLYEDCDGRKNRRTFVFKYMVMWQKKKGEKATRQRLNRAIHAARLNFSNDEITPVTFDAKKT